The window GCACGTCCGGGCACCCGGACCCGCCCGTGAGGCGGATAAAATTCGCCTTGCCCCCGTAGCAACAAGGAGTACCGCCCTCATGAGTGACCCCAACGCGACGCACCGCATCTCGCGCGCGGACCTGTTCCGCGACGACGAGGAGGAGACGACCGCCCCGGACCCCAACGCGACCGCGCGCATCTCCCGTGCGGACCTGTTCCGCGACGAGGAGGAGTTCCAGGCGCCCGGCGAGCGGCGCTGACCCGAGACGGCGGAGCGCCCACCCGGTCATCCCGGATGGGCGCTCCTCTCGCGTGCGCTTCGGGCGTCAGCGACGCTCGCGGACGGCGGCGACGATCTCGGCCACCGCCTCGTCCAGCGGCACGCCGTTGTTCTGCGAGCCGTCCCGGTAGCGGAAGGACACCGCGTTCTTGCTGACGTCCTCGTCACCGGCCAGCAGCATGAAGGGCACCTTCTGCTTCTGGGCGTTGCGGATCTTCTTCTGCATGCGGTCGTCGCTGGCGTCCACCTCGACGCGGATGCCCTCCGCGCGCAGCCTGGCGGCGAGCTCGCGCAGGTAGGGCACGTGCTCGTCGGCGATGGGGATGCCGACCGCCTGCACCGGCGCCAGCCAGGCCGGGAACGCGCCCGCGTAGTGCTCCAGCAGGACGGCGAAGAAGCGCTCGATGGAGCCGAACAGGGCGCGGTGGATCACCACCGGACGCTGGCGCGAGCCGTCGGCCGCGGTGTACTCCAGGTCGAAGCGTTCGGGCATGTTGAAGTCCACCTGGATGGTGGACATCTGCCAGGTGCGGCCGATGGCGTCCTTGGCCTGCACCGAGATCTTGGGGCCGTAGAAGGCGGCGCCCGCCGGGTCCAGGACCAGCTCCAGTCCCTGCTTCTGCGCGGCCTCGCGCAGGATCTCGGTGGCCTCCTCCCAGACCTCGTCGGTACCGACGTACTTCTCCGGGTCCTTGGTGGACAGCTCCAGGTAGAAGTCGTCCAGGCCGTAGTCGCGCAGCAGGTCGAGCACGAAGGTCAGCAGCGAGTCGAGCTCGTCCGCCATCTGCTCCTTGGTGCAGTAGATGTGGGAGTCGTCCTGGGTGAAGCCGCGGGCGCGGGTCAGGCCGTGCACCACGCCCGACTTCTCGTACCGGTACACGGTGCCGAACTCGAACAGGCGCAGCGGCAGCTCACGGTAGGAGCGCCCGCGCGCGTCGAAGATCAGGTGGTGCATCGGGCAGTTCATCGGCTTGAGGTAGTAGTCCTGGCCGCCGTCGAGCTGCATGGGGGGGTACATCCCGTCCGCGTACCAGTCCAGGTGCCCCGACTTCTCGAACAGGGTGCCCTTGGTGGCGTGCGGGGTGTAGACGAACTCGTAGCCGTCCTCCTCGTGCCGCCGCCGCGAGTAGTCCTCCATGACCCGGCGGACCGTGCCGCCCTTGGGGTGGAAGACCGCCAGGCCCGAGCCGATCTCGTCCGGGATGGAGAACAGGTCCAGCTCGGAGCCGAGCTTGCGGTGGTCGCGCTTCTCCGCCTCCTCCAGGAAGGTCAGGTGGTCCTTGAGGGCCTCCTTGCTCTCCCAGGCGGTGCCGTAGACGCGCTGCAGCTGCGGGTTGGTCTCCTTGCCGCGCCAGTAGGCGGCGGCGGTGCGCATGAGCTTGAACGCCGGGATGACGCGGGTGGTGGGCAGGTGCGGCCCGCGGCACAGGTCCTTCCAGCACAGCTCGCCGGTGCGCGGGTGGACGTTGTCGTAGATGGTGAGCTCACCGGCGCCCACCTCCACACCGGCGCCCTCGGCGGCCTCGGTGGCGCCGCCCTTGAGCCCGATCAGCTCCAGCTTGTAGGGCTCGGTGGCCAACTCGGCGCGGGCCTCCTCGTCCGAGACGACGCGGCGGTCGAAGCGCTGCCCCTGCTTGACGATCTGCTGCATCTTCTTCTCGATGCTCTTCAGGTCGGCGGGGGTGAAGGGCTCGGCGACGTCGAAGTCGTAGTAGAAGCCGTTCTCCACGGGCGGGCCGATGCCCAGCTTGGCCTCGGGGAAGAGCTCCTGGACGGCCTGGGCCAGCACGTGCGCGGTGGAGTGGCGCAGGATCGCCCGCCCCTCCTCGGAGTCGATGGCGATCGGCTCGACGGTGTCGCCCTCGTGCAGCTCCCGGGCGAGGTCGCGCGGTTCGCCGTTGACCAGCGCCGCGATGACGGTCCTGCCGTCGGCCTCCAGAGCCTGGCCCGCCGTAGTGTTCGCCGCCACCGCACGCGGGGTTCCGGCGAGGGTGATGTGCAGCTCAGGCGCGGCGGACACGGTGACTCCTAGGAAGACGTGGATGATGTCGAACGCGGACCGGCCGCTGTGCGCGGCCGGGCGTGTACTCCCTCCTGATGCTAGCGGCTCCGGGGCGGGGCCGCCCCGGTTGTCCACAGGCCGCGCGACCACGCTGGCGGCGCGGCGGACGTGGTGGGACGGTGGGGTTCCGGTGCCGCGGACCCGGGGTCCGGCCGGGGATTCGGTCAGGGATTCGGACTCTTCAGGGCGTACCCGCGTGAACCGCCCACAGG is drawn from Nocardiopsis dassonvillei subsp. dassonvillei DSM 43111 and contains these coding sequences:
- the thrS gene encoding threonine--tRNA ligase — its product is MSAAPELHITLAGTPRAVAANTTAGQALEADGRTVIAALVNGEPRDLARELHEGDTVEPIAIDSEEGRAILRHSTAHVLAQAVQELFPEAKLGIGPPVENGFYYDFDVAEPFTPADLKSIEKKMQQIVKQGQRFDRRVVSDEEARAELATEPYKLELIGLKGGATEAAEGAGVEVGAGELTIYDNVHPRTGELCWKDLCRGPHLPTTRVIPAFKLMRTAAAYWRGKETNPQLQRVYGTAWESKEALKDHLTFLEEAEKRDHRKLGSELDLFSIPDEIGSGLAVFHPKGGTVRRVMEDYSRRRHEEDGYEFVYTPHATKGTLFEKSGHLDWYADGMYPPMQLDGGQDYYLKPMNCPMHHLIFDARGRSYRELPLRLFEFGTVYRYEKSGVVHGLTRARGFTQDDSHIYCTKEQMADELDSLLTFVLDLLRDYGLDDFYLELSTKDPEKYVGTDEVWEEATEILREAAQKQGLELVLDPAGAAFYGPKISVQAKDAIGRTWQMSTIQVDFNMPERFDLEYTAADGSRQRPVVIHRALFGSIERFFAVLLEHYAGAFPAWLAPVQAVGIPIADEHVPYLRELAARLRAEGIRVEVDASDDRMQKKIRNAQKQKVPFMLLAGDEDVSKNAVSFRYRDGSQNNGVPLDEAVAEIVAAVRERR